The window GAGCGTTTTCCCGGAGCGAGATCAATCCACGCTGCGAAAATTCACCTCAGGTCGCTAGGCGGAGCCTGACTGGCGAGCACCGATGCCGAAGACCTGCTCGAACAGGTTGGCCGGCATCGGCTTGGCGAACAGGTAGCCCTGCCCCTCCGCACAGTGCTCGGCGCGCAGACGATCCCGCTGGGCCGACGTTTCAATGCCTTCGGCAATGGTCTCGAGGTCGAAGCTGCGGGCCATGTCGAGGATCGCCCGGATCACCGAGAGGTCCTGCTGGGATTCCAGCATGCCGATCACGAAGGAGCGGTCGATCTTGATCCGGCTCAGCGGATAGGTTTTGAGCAGGCTCAGCGAGGCGTAGCCAGTGCCGAAGTCGTCGAAGGCGAGCCCCACGCCATGGCTGCGCAGCGTACGCAGGGTATTGAGCACCACGTCGTCGTGGTTGAGCACGATGTTCTCGGTGATCTCCAGCTCCAGCGCGTCGGCCGGCAGGCCGTGACGCTCCAGCACGTCGAGCACCTGGGAGACCAGGTTGCCCATGCGGAACTGCGCACCGAACAGGTTCACCCCGATGCGTATCTGCGGCATGCCGTTGCGGCGCCAGTAGGCGACCCGGGCGCAGGCTTCGTCGAGAATCCAGGCGCCAACGATGGCCGCCAGCGGTCCACCTTCCAGGGACGGCAGGAAGGCCGCCGGGGACAACAGTCCGCGCTGCGGGTGCTGCCAGCGAATCAGCGCTTCCGCCCCGCGCAGGGAACCGTCGCGCAGGCTCACCTGGGGCTGGTAGTACAGCAGGAATTCCCCGTTGGCCACGGCACGGTGCAATTCCATGCCATACAGGTGCCGCGCCGCCGCTTCCATCTTGAGGGCCGGAACGAAGACGAAGGCGTGGCCACGGCCGCTGCTCTTGGCCTTGAACAGCGCCAGGTCCGCATCGCCGACCAGCTCCAGCGCTTCCTGGGCGTGCAGCGGCGCCAACGCCACACCACAACTGGCGGCCACCCGCACTTCGTGGGCATCGATGACGATGGGCTCGGCGATACGGGTAATGGCTGCCTGGGCCAGGCGCATGGCCTGCTCCGGCGAGATCAGGTTCGGTTCGAGGATGGCGAACTCGTCACCACCGATGCGCGCCACCGTGGCGCCGACGCTGGCCAATCGCTCCAGGCGCGCAGCGACCTCGCGCAGGATGCCATCGCCCACCGCATGTCCCAGCGAGTCGTTGACGTCCTTGAAGCCATCCAGATCGATCATCAGTACCGCCGCCGGGCGCGACTGCACCAGGATGTCTTCCGTAACCCGGTAGAACCGGCCCCGGTTGGCCAGCCCGGTGAGCACGTCGACACTGGCCAACTGGCGCAGCGCCTCCTCTTCCTGATGCAACGCCGTCAGGTCCTTGAGCACCGCCTCGAACTTGAGCTTGCCCTTTTCCGTCCAGCAGAACAGCGTCAGCCCCAGGGCCAGCTCGGTGCCGTCCTGGCGCACGCCGGTGACTTCCGCCGGCACGTCCATGCCGTCCAGCGAGGTAGCGTCGCTGGCGCGGTTGATCAGGCTACGGAACGCCGCGCGACCGCGCTCCGCCAGCAGCAGCTCGAATGCCTGCCCCGCCCCTTCATCCAGCGCGTAGCCGTAGAGATCGGCGGCCGCCTCGTTCCAGGCCACGATCTCGCCCCAGCAGTCGAACCAGACAACCGGCGTGGGCGAACTGCCGGCGTATTCCTCGAACAGCGGCCGGGTGCGCGCCGACATCACTTCGATACGGCGCAGCTCCAGGCGGTCAGCCGCCATGCGTGCCAGTTCGCGCAGGCGCTCCCGGTCGTCACCGGAGAAGTCCTCATGGGGCTGGCTGTCGATGATGCACAGGGCGCCCAGCGCATGGCCTTCCACCGACAGCAGCGGCACACCCGCGTAGAAGCGGATGCCCGAAGGCTGGGTCACCAGCGGGTTGTCGTGGAAACGCTCGTCAGTGCGGGCATCGGGCACCACCATCACCTCGTTCTGGGTAATGGCGTGGGCGCAGAAGGACACGTCGCGCCCCATGTCCACCTCGCCGATGCCCGTGGCCGCGGCAAAGAACACGTGATCGCTGCCGATCATGTTCACTGCGGCCACCGGCATGCCGAACATGCGCACGGCAATCTGCACCACCGGGTCCAGGCTGGGCAGCAGGGCTTCATCGTCGAACCCGTAGTCGGAAAGTGCGCTCAGGCGTTCGCTTTCGTTCGGCAGTGCCGAGGGACAGCGCATGGGGAAACCTCCCTTTTTCCTCGTTTCTCCCTGTACCGATCCCGACAAGAATAGTTGGTCTTTTGAAAAGCGGCGGGCCCCGCGCGTCAGGGCCCTCCCGTCACTTGCAGCACTCCACGGTGTAGCGCCGCTCACCGTTCACCTCGTGGACCTGCAGGCCGTGCACGTCCGAGTCGAAGCCGGGGAAATTACGCTCGAAGCTCTGCGCGAAGGCCAGGTAGTCTAGGATCGAGCGGGTGGACTCGGTGAACCGCTCGCCCGGCATGATCAGCGGGATACCCGGCGGATAAGGCACCAGCATCACCGCCGCGATACGCCCCAGCAACTGATCGATGGGCACCGCCTCCACTTCCCCGCGCACCAGCTGCGCGTAGGCATCGGCCGGGCGCATGGCGATTTCCGGCAGCACGGTGTACATGCGTTTCATCGCCTTGGCGGTGGCGTGGTCGCGGTAGCAGTGGTGGAGCTCGTCGCACAGATCGCGCAAGCCCATGCCGGCATAGCGCGCCCCGCCTGCCTGGGCGACGCTGGGCAGTGCATCGGCCAGCGGCTGGTTGGCGTCGTAGCTGCGCTTGAACTCCAGCAACTCGGTCACCAGGGTGCTCCACTTGCCCTTGGTCACGCCCATGGAGAACAGCACCAGGAAGGAGTACAGGCCGGTCTTCTCCACCACCAGCCCGCGCTCCCAGAGGAAGCGACTGACCACCGCAGCGGGAATACCCCGCGCGTCCAGCCGCCCGCCGGCGGTGAGGCCGGGCGTGGCCAGGGTGACCTTGATCGGATCGAGCAGTACGTAGTCCTCGACCGCGTCGCCGAAGCCATGCCAGTCGGCATTGGGCTCCAGCACCCAGTCGCGGGTCCTCACCTCGTCGGTGCCCTCCACGCCCGGCGGCTGCCAGACACAGAACCACCAGTCGTCCTCGGCAAGGTTCTGCTGCACGTTGGCCAGGGCGCGGCGGAAGCTCAGCGCCTCGTCGAAGGTTTCCTGGATCAGCGAGCTCCCCGCCGGGCCTTCCATCATCGCCGAGGCCACATCCAGCGAGGCGATGATGCCGTACTGCGGCGAGGTGGAGATGTGCATCATGAAGGCTTCGTTGAAGCGCGCCCGGTCAAAGCGCCGAGCGCCGCCGTCCTGCACGTGGATCATCGAGGCCTGGCTGAAGGCGGCGAGCATCTTGTGGGTGGAATGGGTGGTGAATACCAGCGGGCCGCTGTCCTGGCGGCTCGTCCCCATGCCGTAGCGTCCATCGTAGAAATCATGGAAGGCCGCATAGGCGTACCAGGCTTCGTCGAAATGCAGCACCTCGACACTGTCCCCCAGCGCCTGCTTGATCATCTCGGCGTTGTAGCAGAGGCCGTCGTAGGTGGAGTTGGTCACCACCGCCAGCCGGACCTTGGGTTCGCGCCCCCGCGCCAGCGGGCTGGCGGCGATCTTCGCGGCAATCGACTCGCGGCTGAACTCGGACAGCGGGATCGGCCCGATGATGCCCAGTTCATTGCGTTCCGGCATCAGGTAGAGCGGAATCGCGCCGGTCATGATGATCGCGTGCAGGATCGACTTGTGGCAGTTGCGATCCACCAGCACCAGGTCGTCGCGGCAAACCATGGAGTGCCAGACGATCTTGTTCGCCGTCGAGGTGCCATTGATCACGAAGAAGGTGTGGTCGGCGCCGAAATTGCGCGCCGCACGGGCCTCCGCCTCGGCCAGAGGGCCGGTGTGGTCGAGCAGCGAGCCGAGCTCCGGCACCGAGACCGAGAGGTCCGAGCGCAGGGTGTTCTCCCCGAAGAACTGGTGGAACGCCTGCCCCACCGGGCTCTTGCGATAGGCCACGCCACCGCCGTGGCCGGGCGTGTGCCAGGAATAGTTGGACTGCGCGGTATGCTCCACCAGGGCACGGAAGAACGGCGGCAACAGGCCTTCCAGGTACTTGCGCGCGGCGCGGCTGACCTGGCGGGCGAGGAAGGGCACGGTGTCTTCGAACAGGTAGAGGATGCCGCGAAGCTGGTGCAGGTCGGCCATGGACTCGGCCGGCGCGTTCTCGATGGTCATCTGCTCGCCGAGGGCGAAGATCGGCAGTTGCGGCGCCCTCACCCGCGCCATGCGGATCAGCTCCACCACATCCTGCAACAAGCGCTGGTTCTCCCCCGCC of the Pseudomonas sp. PSE14 genome contains:
- a CDS encoding EAL domain-containing protein; protein product: MRCPSALPNESERLSALSDYGFDDEALLPSLDPVVQIAVRMFGMPVAAVNMIGSDHVFFAAATGIGEVDMGRDVSFCAHAITQNEVMVVPDARTDERFHDNPLVTQPSGIRFYAGVPLLSVEGHALGALCIIDSQPHEDFSGDDRERLRELARMAADRLELRRIEVMSARTRPLFEEYAGSSPTPVVWFDCWGEIVAWNEAAADLYGYALDEGAGQAFELLLAERGRAAFRSLINRASDATSLDGMDVPAEVTGVRQDGTELALGLTLFCWTEKGKLKFEAVLKDLTALHQEEEALRQLASVDVLTGLANRGRFYRVTEDILVQSRPAAVLMIDLDGFKDVNDSLGHAVGDGILREVAARLERLASVGATVARIGGDEFAILEPNLISPEQAMRLAQAAITRIAEPIVIDAHEVRVAASCGVALAPLHAQEALELVGDADLALFKAKSSGRGHAFVFVPALKMEAAARHLYGMELHRAVANGEFLLYYQPQVSLRDGSLRGAEALIRWQHPQRGLLSPAAFLPSLEGGPLAAIVGAWILDEACARVAYWRRNGMPQIRIGVNLFGAQFRMGNLVSQVLDVLERHGLPADALELEITENIVLNHDDVVLNTLRTLRSHGVGLAFDDFGTGYASLSLLKTYPLSRIKIDRSFVIGMLESQQDLSVIRAILDMARSFDLETIAEGIETSAQRDRLRAEHCAEGQGYLFAKPMPANLFEQVFGIGARQSGSA
- a CDS encoding arginine/lysine/ornithine decarboxylase — encoded protein: MYKDLKFPILIVHRDIKADTVAGDRVRDIARELEQDGFTILSTASSAEGRIVASTHHGLACILVAAEGAGENQRLLQDVVELIRMARVRAPQLPIFALGEQMTIENAPAESMADLHQLRGILYLFEDTVPFLARQVSRAARKYLEGLLPPFFRALVEHTAQSNYSWHTPGHGGGVAYRKSPVGQAFHQFFGENTLRSDLSVSVPELGSLLDHTGPLAEAEARAARNFGADHTFFVINGTSTANKIVWHSMVCRDDLVLVDRNCHKSILHAIIMTGAIPLYLMPERNELGIIGPIPLSEFSRESIAAKIAASPLARGREPKVRLAVVTNSTYDGLCYNAEMIKQALGDSVEVLHFDEAWYAYAAFHDFYDGRYGMGTSRQDSGPLVFTTHSTHKMLAAFSQASMIHVQDGGARRFDRARFNEAFMMHISTSPQYGIIASLDVASAMMEGPAGSSLIQETFDEALSFRRALANVQQNLAEDDWWFCVWQPPGVEGTDEVRTRDWVLEPNADWHGFGDAVEDYVLLDPIKVTLATPGLTAGGRLDARGIPAAVVSRFLWERGLVVEKTGLYSFLVLFSMGVTKGKWSTLVTELLEFKRSYDANQPLADALPSVAQAGGARYAGMGLRDLCDELHHCYRDHATAKAMKRMYTVLPEIAMRPADAYAQLVRGEVEAVPIDQLLGRIAAVMLVPYPPGIPLIMPGERFTESTRSILDYLAFAQSFERNFPGFDSDVHGLQVHEVNGERRYTVECCK